The following are encoded in a window of Pseudomonas sp. St316 genomic DNA:
- the hcnC gene encoding cyanide-forming glycine dehydrogenase subunit HcnC has translation MIKDYDVVIAGGGVIGASCAYQLSKRKHLKIALIDAKRPGNATRASAGGLWAIGESVGLGCGVIFFRMMSADRKRQTQGAAVAVDASTPHILPQSFFDFALQSNAMYPQLHRELIDNHGMDFKFEETGLKFVIYDDEDRLYAEHIVACIPHLADQVRWLDQAALREAEPNVSHQALGALEFLCDHQVSPFRLADAYTEGARQNGVDLFFNTSVTEVLRSGTRVTGVKTAEAGTFNCRTLINAAGAWAADLSEQATGVRIPVKPVKGQILLTERMPKILNGCLTTSDCYVAQKDNGEILIGSTTEDKGFDVTTTYPEIEGLVQGAVRCIPQLADINLKRTWAGLRPGSPDELPILGPMRGVDGYLNACGHFRTGILTSAITGVLLDKLVNNEPLPLDITPFLADRFEVAPKAVEPKEVELA, from the coding sequence ATGATTAAGGACTATGACGTGGTCATCGCCGGTGGCGGTGTGATCGGGGCCTCCTGTGCCTATCAACTGTCCAAGCGCAAACACCTGAAGATCGCCCTGATCGACGCCAAGCGTCCCGGCAACGCGACCCGTGCGTCGGCAGGTGGCCTGTGGGCCATTGGTGAGTCGGTGGGCCTGGGCTGCGGGGTGATTTTCTTTCGCATGATGTCGGCCGACCGCAAGCGCCAGACCCAGGGCGCTGCCGTGGCGGTGGACGCCAGCACGCCGCACATCCTGCCCCAGTCGTTTTTTGATTTCGCTTTGCAGTCCAACGCGATGTATCCGCAGTTGCACCGCGAGTTGATCGACAACCATGGCATGGATTTCAAGTTCGAGGAGACCGGGCTCAAGTTCGTGATCTACGACGATGAAGACCGTCTGTACGCCGAGCACATCGTCGCCTGCATTCCTCACCTGGCAGACCAGGTACGCTGGCTTGACCAGGCTGCCCTGCGTGAGGCTGAGCCGAATGTCAGCCATCAAGCCCTGGGGGCGCTGGAGTTTCTCTGCGACCATCAGGTCAGCCCGTTCCGTCTGGCCGACGCCTACACCGAAGGCGCCCGGCAGAACGGCGTCGACCTGTTCTTCAACACCAGCGTGACCGAGGTGCTGCGCAGCGGTACGCGGGTGACAGGCGTGAAAACCGCCGAGGCGGGGACGTTCAACTGCCGGACCCTGATCAACGCGGCCGGTGCCTGGGCGGCGGACCTGAGTGAGCAGGCCACTGGCGTGCGGATTCCGGTCAAGCCGGTCAAGGGGCAGATCCTGTTGACCGAGCGCATGCCGAAAATCCTCAACGGCTGCCTGACCACCAGCGACTGCTATGTGGCGCAGAAAGACAACGGTGAGATCCTCATTGGCAGCACCACCGAAGACAAAGGCTTCGACGTGACCACGACCTATCCGGAGATTGAAGGGTTGGTGCAAGGCGCGGTGCGGTGTATCCCGCAACTGGCCGACATCAACCTCAAACGGACCTGGGCCGGCCTGCGCCCGGGGTCTCCTGATGAATTGCCGATCCTGGGGCCGATGCGCGGGGTGGACGGCTATCTCAACGCTTGCGGGCATTTCCGCACCGGCATCCTGACCTCGGCCATCACCGGGGTGCTGCTGGACAAGCTGGTGAACAACGAGCCCTTGCCGCTGGACATCACGCCGTTCCTGGCGGACCGCTTCGAGGTTGCGCCGAAGGCCGTTGAACCGAAGGAAGTGGAGCTGGCTTGA
- the iolE gene encoding myo-inosose-2 dehydratase has product MPAIRIGINPISWSNDDLPSLGGETPLSTALSEGKDIGYEGFELNGKFPKDAKGVGDVLRPYDLALVSGWYSSRLARRSAAEEIDAIASHVELLAQNGATVLVYGEVADSIQGQRISLVERPRFHTDEAWQAYADKLTELARFTLSQGVRLAYHHHMGAYVESPSDIDKLMALTGSEVGLLFDSGHCYMGGGEPLQVLRKHIERVCHVHFKDVRKPVVQLARNNLWSFPDCIINGTFTVPGDGDIDFAALLDVLLAADYQGWLVVEAEQDPAVAPSYAYAKKGYDTLRALLQERSPS; this is encoded by the coding sequence ATGCCCGCTATTCGAATTGGCATCAACCCGATTTCCTGGAGCAACGATGACTTGCCGTCGTTGGGCGGCGAGACGCCGTTGAGTACGGCGCTGAGCGAAGGCAAGGACATCGGCTACGAAGGTTTTGAACTCAACGGCAAATTCCCCAAGGACGCCAAGGGCGTCGGTGATGTGCTGCGTCCTTATGACCTGGCGCTGGTGTCCGGCTGGTATTCCAGCCGGCTGGCCCGGCGTTCGGCGGCTGAGGAAATCGACGCCATCGCCAGCCACGTGGAGTTGCTGGCGCAGAACGGCGCGACGGTGCTGGTGTATGGCGAAGTTGCCGACTCGATCCAGGGCCAGCGGATCTCGCTGGTCGAACGGCCGCGTTTTCACACCGATGAAGCCTGGCAAGCCTACGCCGACAAACTCACCGAACTGGCGCGCTTCACCTTGTCCCAAGGCGTGCGCCTGGCCTATCACCACCACATGGGCGCCTACGTCGAATCGCCCTCGGACATCGACAAGCTGATGGCCCTGACCGGCAGCGAAGTGGGCCTGCTGTTCGACTCGGGCCACTGCTACATGGGCGGTGGCGAACCGTTGCAGGTGCTGCGCAAACACATCGAACGGGTCTGTCATGTGCACTTCAAGGACGTGCGCAAACCGGTGGTGCAACTGGCGCGCAATAACCTGTGGAGTTTTCCCGACTGCATCATCAACGGCACCTTCACTGTGCCGGGGGACGGTGACATCGACTTCGCCGCGTTGCTCGACGTCCTGCTGGCCGCCGATTACCAAGGCTGGCTGGTGGTGGAAGCCGAGCAGGATCCTGCCGTAGCACCGAGTTATGCCTACGCCAAGAAGGGCTACGACACGCTGCGGGCCTTGCTGCAAGAAAGGAGTCCGTCATGA
- the iolB gene encoding 5-deoxy-glucuronate isomerase: protein MSLLIKSHSSGRTMVQLPAGELEYVGFAAYRLSLGETLPVAADDKELCLVLLSGRINLKGEAPGQGAFDWDNLGDRQSVFEDKSPYAAYLPPGSQAQVTALSDVQIAVCAAPGSAQNSYGPRLIRPDSMKRSVRGKGANTRYVCDILPDSEPAHSLLVVEVRTPSGHSSSYPPHKHDTDDLPHQSFLEETYYHQVNPSQGFVFQRVYTDDRSIDQAMAVENSDLVVVPKGYHPVSVPYGYESYYLNVMAGPKRVWQFHNDPQHSWLLDL, encoded by the coding sequence ATGAGCCTGTTGATCAAGAGCCATTCCAGCGGCCGAACCATGGTCCAGTTGCCGGCAGGTGAGCTGGAATACGTCGGGTTCGCCGCCTATCGCTTGAGCCTGGGCGAAACCCTGCCGGTGGCCGCCGACGACAAGGAATTGTGCCTGGTGCTGCTCAGCGGGCGCATCAACCTCAAGGGCGAAGCACCGGGGCAGGGCGCTTTCGATTGGGACAACCTCGGTGATCGCCAGTCGGTGTTCGAGGACAAGTCACCTTATGCCGCTTACCTGCCGCCTGGCAGTCAGGCCCAGGTCACCGCCCTGAGCGATGTACAGATTGCCGTGTGCGCCGCGCCGGGGTCTGCGCAGAACAGTTATGGCCCACGGTTGATCCGCCCGGACAGCATGAAGCGCAGCGTGCGTGGCAAGGGCGCCAACACCCGTTATGTCTGCGACATCCTGCCCGACAGCGAACCGGCCCATTCGCTGTTGGTGGTGGAAGTGCGCACGCCGTCGGGGCACTCCTCAAGCTACCCGCCGCACAAGCACGACACCGACGATCTGCCGCACCAGAGCTTTCTGGAAGAAACCTATTACCACCAGGTCAACCCGTCCCAAGGCTTCGTGTTCCAGCGGGTCTACACCGACGACCGCAGCATCGACCAGGCCATGGCCGTGGAAAACAGCGACCTGGTGGTGGTGCCCAAGGGTTATCACCCGGTCAGCGTGCCCTACGGGTACGAGTCGTATTACCTGAACGTCATGGCCGGCCCGAAGCGGGTCTGGCAGTTCCATAACGATCCGCAGCACAGCTGGCTGCTGGACCTCTGA
- the hcnB gene encoding cyanide-forming glycine dehydrogenase subunit HcnB, whose protein sequence is MSLDPVIVGGGPAGMAAAIELASHGVRCTLLEEAPRLGGVVYRGPLRDGVRLDYLGPRYNEALEKLHGEFQQHAGLIDVRLSSRVIGAEGFRALMLLDADERLGEVAYSHLVLAAGCHERSVPFPGWTLPGVMMLGGLQLQIKSGVVRPPSPVVIAGTGPLLPLVACQLHASGVAVAGVYEACTFGRIAKQSLALLNKPQLFLDGLSMLAYLKLNRIPVRYGWGVVQADGEGELSVVTVAPYSTTWEPDLKRAEQVPAQTLAIGYGFIPRTQLSQQMGLEHGFSEDGYLRAVSDAWQQSSEAHIHLAGDMGGIRGGEAAMLSGRIAALSILMQRNVLDPSTALARRERYQAQLDRIIRFRAAVDRYTQRGAGQTALPAADTVICRCEHATRADIDRALEQGVQDMASLKMRTRVSMGDCQGRMCVGYCSDRLREATGRADVGWLRPRFPIDPIPFSAFQNVGMEVVSHD, encoded by the coding sequence ATGAGCCTCGATCCGGTGATTGTCGGCGGTGGGCCGGCGGGCATGGCCGCGGCCATCGAACTGGCCTCCCACGGTGTGCGCTGCACCTTGCTCGAAGAAGCGCCGCGCCTGGGTGGCGTGGTGTATCGCGGACCGTTGCGCGATGGCGTGCGCCTGGATTACCTGGGCCCGCGCTACAACGAAGCCCTGGAGAAACTCCACGGTGAATTCCAGCAACACGCCGGCCTGATCGACGTGCGATTGAGCAGCCGTGTCATCGGTGCCGAAGGCTTCCGGGCGCTGATGCTGCTCGATGCCGACGAGCGCCTGGGCGAGGTCGCCTATTCCCATCTGGTCCTGGCGGCCGGTTGCCACGAACGCAGCGTGCCGTTTCCTGGCTGGACCCTGCCGGGCGTGATGATGCTCGGGGGCCTGCAATTGCAGATCAAGAGCGGCGTGGTCAGGCCGCCGAGCCCGGTGGTGATCGCCGGCACGGGGCCGTTGCTGCCTTTGGTGGCCTGCCAGCTGCACGCTTCGGGCGTGGCGGTGGCGGGTGTCTATGAAGCCTGTACGTTCGGTCGGATCGCCAAGCAAAGCCTGGCGTTGCTGAACAAGCCGCAACTGTTCCTCGATGGCCTGAGCATGCTGGCCTACCTCAAGCTCAATCGCATTCCCGTGCGCTATGGCTGGGGCGTGGTGCAGGCCGACGGCGAGGGAGAGTTGAGCGTTGTTACCGTCGCGCCTTATTCCACGACCTGGGAACCCGACCTCAAACGTGCTGAACAGGTACCGGCCCAGACGTTGGCGATCGGCTACGGGTTTATCCCGCGGACGCAATTGAGCCAGCAGATGGGCCTGGAGCACGGTTTCAGCGAGGACGGCTATTTGCGGGCGGTGTCCGATGCCTGGCAACAAAGCAGCGAAGCGCACATCCATCTGGCCGGCGACATGGGCGGGATTCGCGGCGGTGAGGCCGCCATGCTCAGTGGACGCATCGCGGCGCTGTCGATCCTGATGCAACGCAACGTGCTGGATCCGTCCACGGCCCTGGCGCGCCGCGAACGTTACCAGGCGCAGCTGGACCGGATCATTCGCTTTCGCGCCGCCGTGGATCGCTACACCCAGCGTGGCGCCGGGCAAACCGCGCTGCCGGCCGCCGATACGGTGATCTGCCGCTGCGAGCACGCCACGCGCGCCGACATCGACCGGGCGCTGGAGCAAGGCGTGCAAGACATGGCCAGCCTGAAGATGCGCACCCGCGTGAGCATGGGCGATTGCCAGGGGCGGATGTGCGTCGGCTACTGCAGCGACCGCTTGCGCGAGGCCACCGGGCGTGCCGACGTGGGCTGGCTGCGGCCGCGTTTTCCCATCGATCCGATTCCCTTTTCAGCGTTCCAGAACGTCGGCATGGAGGTCGTTTCCCATGATTAA
- a CDS encoding MurR/RpiR family transcriptional regulator → MTRPDDLPAPSESASDPALSSPPINAERLLQLITDEYESLPRQLKRIASYMSQQSDRIMVDRISDIARECEVHPSAIVRFSQRFGFSGFSEMQALFREAYTHKTTPVQNYQQRIRSMIANKSQKASGGDLARECVNATLSGIERLGLELDDQAFEKAVDLVVNADNIYVVGVRRSFAVADYLVYNLQHTNKRIHLVSGLGGSYREQMRSVRANDLVIAISFTPYGKETQHCLRIAQHHQAKTLIITDSNLSPLAKRANAVLLVNEGSSFAFRSLSATLCLCQALFIAVAYRLELKVDEIHEQVGFED, encoded by the coding sequence ATGACCCGCCCCGATGATCTGCCGGCGCCGTCCGAGAGCGCGTCCGACCCCGCCCTCTCGAGCCCACCGATCAATGCCGAGCGCCTGCTGCAACTGATCACCGATGAATACGAAAGCCTGCCGCGCCAGCTCAAACGCATCGCCAGCTACATGAGCCAGCAGAGCGACCGGATCATGGTCGACCGCATCAGCGACATCGCCCGCGAGTGCGAAGTGCACCCCTCGGCCATCGTCAGGTTTTCCCAGCGTTTCGGTTTCAGCGGGTTCAGTGAAATGCAGGCGCTGTTCCGCGAGGCCTACACCCACAAGACCACCCCGGTGCAGAACTACCAGCAGCGCATCCGCAGCATGATCGCCAACAAGTCGCAGAAGGCCAGCGGCGGCGACCTGGCCCGCGAATGCGTCAACGCGACCCTGTCGGGCATCGAGCGCCTGGGGTTGGAGCTGGACGACCAGGCGTTCGAAAAAGCCGTGGACCTGGTAGTCAACGCCGACAACATCTACGTGGTGGGTGTGCGCCGCTCGTTCGCGGTCGCCGATTACCTGGTCTACAACCTGCAACACACCAATAAACGCATTCACCTGGTGTCCGGCCTGGGGGGCAGTTACCGCGAGCAGATGCGCAGCGTGCGCGCCAACGACCTGGTCATCGCCATCAGCTTCACGCCCTATGGCAAGGAAACCCAGCACTGCCTGCGCATTGCCCAGCACCACCAGGCCAAGACCCTGATCATCACCGACAGCAACCTGTCACCCCTGGCCAAACGGGCCAACGCGGTATTGCTGGTCAACGAAGGCAGTTCGTTCGCCTTCCGCTCGTTGAGTGCCACCTTGTGCCTGTGCCAGGCGTTGTTCATCGCCGTGGCTTACCGACTGGAGCTCAAGGTCGATGAAATCCATGAACAGGTCGGGTTCGAGGATTAA
- a CDS encoding TIM barrel protein, translating into MNKPLRFALNRMVAPHLSLPAFIDLALALKTDAIEIRNDLKGVEIEDGMPPARVRELCEARGIKVLSINALYPFDVWNEERRAQAVRLADYARECGAEGLVMCPLNDRADPRGEAERAAGLRTALSELAPILRAFGIYGFIEPLGFEECSLRRKRTAVEAIKSIGGLDVFRLVHDTFHHHLAGEQEFFPELTGLVHISGVEDAQAPLATIRDGHRVLVGEADILGNATQIEALRAGGYEGYLSFEPFAESVHDLADIRQALGASMSHLQSSQACPGFQ; encoded by the coding sequence ATGAACAAGCCCCTGCGTTTTGCCTTGAACCGAATGGTTGCGCCACACCTGTCACTGCCCGCTTTCATCGACCTGGCCCTGGCGTTGAAAACCGATGCCATCGAGATCCGCAACGATCTGAAGGGCGTCGAGATCGAAGACGGCATGCCGCCGGCCAGGGTGCGCGAGTTGTGCGAGGCGCGCGGCATCAAGGTGCTGTCGATCAACGCCCTGTATCCCTTTGACGTGTGGAACGAAGAGCGCCGCGCCCAGGCCGTGCGGTTGGCCGATTACGCCCGAGAATGCGGCGCCGAGGGCCTGGTGATGTGCCCGCTCAATGACCGCGCCGACCCGCGTGGTGAGGCCGAGCGCGCGGCGGGGCTGCGCACCGCCCTCAGTGAATTGGCACCGATCCTGCGCGCCTTCGGCATCTACGGGTTCATCGAGCCCCTGGGTTTCGAGGAATGCTCGTTGCGCCGCAAGCGCACGGCGGTGGAAGCGATCAAGAGCATTGGCGGGCTGGATGTGTTCCGCCTGGTGCATGACACCTTTCACCATCACCTGGCCGGTGAACAGGAATTCTTCCCCGAGCTGACCGGGTTGGTGCACATCTCCGGTGTCGAGGATGCCCAGGCGCCCTTGGCAACGATCCGCGACGGCCATCGGGTGTTGGTGGGCGAGGCCGACATCCTGGGCAACGCTACGCAGATCGAGGCGCTGCGGGCCGGTGGCTACGAGGGCTACCTGTCCTTCGAACCGTTCGCCGAGAGCGTCCATGACCTGGCCGACATCCGCCAGGCGCTGGGGGCGAGTATGAGCCACCTGCAAAGCTCCCAGGCCTGCCCCGGTTTTCAATAA
- the iolC gene encoding 5-dehydro-2-deoxygluconokinase — translation MGQTRFASGRQLDVICLGRLGVDLYAQQVGARLEDVASFAKYLGGSSANIAFGTARLGLRSAMLSRVGDDHMGRFLVESLAREGCDVSGIKVDPDRLTAMVLLGIKDRETFPLVFYRENCADMALRAEDIDEAFIASSKALLITGTHFSTDGVYKASTQALDYAEKHNVKCVLDIDYRPVLWGLAGKADGETRFVADQKVSQHVQGILPRFDLIVGTEEEFLIAGGSEDLLSALRTVRSLTAATLVVKLGPQGCTVIHGAIPARLEDGALYPGVRVEVLNVLGAGDAFMSGFLAGWLEDASDERCCQLANACGGLVVSRHACAPAMPTRAELDYLFKSPVPITRPDQDAVLQRLHRVSVPRKTWKQLFIFAFDHRWQLVELAQKGGRDLSCIGDLKQLFIQAVERVEADLQSQGVEADVGLLADQRFGQDSLNAATGRGWWVARPVEVQNSRPLAFEHGRSIGSNLIAWPQEQIIKCLVQFHPDDEPLLRLEQEAQLMGLYKASQVSGHELLLEVIPPKDHPSPHPDVLYRALKRLYNLGIYPAWWKIEAQSAQEWKQLDELIQQRDPYCRGVVLLGLNAPAAALAEGFRQASQSTTCRGFAVGRTIFQEPSRAWLAGEIDDETLIRQVQGRFVELIEAWRSARA, via the coding sequence ATGGGCCAGACTCGTTTTGCCAGTGGGCGTCAATTGGATGTGATCTGCCTGGGACGCCTGGGCGTCGACCTTTATGCGCAGCAAGTCGGCGCCCGCCTGGAAGATGTCGCAAGCTTCGCCAAGTACCTGGGCGGCTCGTCGGCCAACATCGCTTTTGGCACGGCACGCCTGGGGCTCCGATCGGCGATGCTGAGCCGGGTAGGGGACGACCACATGGGCCGCTTCCTGGTGGAGTCCCTGGCACGTGAAGGCTGCGATGTCAGCGGCATCAAGGTCGATCCCGATCGCCTGACGGCCATGGTCCTGCTGGGAATCAAGGACCGGGAAACCTTTCCCCTGGTGTTCTACCGGGAAAATTGCGCCGACATGGCGTTGCGCGCCGAAGACATCGACGAAGCCTTCATTGCCTCCAGCAAGGCGCTGCTGATCACCGGCACCCATTTCTCTACCGATGGCGTCTACAAGGCCAGTACCCAGGCGCTGGATTACGCTGAGAAGCACAACGTCAAATGCGTGCTGGACATCGATTATCGGCCGGTGCTCTGGGGCCTGGCGGGCAAGGCCGATGGGGAAACCCGTTTTGTGGCCGACCAGAAGGTCAGCCAGCATGTGCAAGGCATCCTGCCGCGTTTCGATCTCATTGTTGGCACTGAAGAAGAATTTCTGATCGCGGGTGGCAGCGAAGACTTGCTGAGTGCCCTGCGCACCGTGCGCTCGCTGACGGCGGCGACCCTGGTGGTCAAGCTTGGTCCGCAAGGTTGCACGGTGATTCATGGCGCCATTCCGGCCCGCCTTGAAGACGGCGCTCTTTACCCGGGTGTCCGGGTCGAGGTCTTGAACGTACTGGGCGCCGGTGATGCATTCATGTCGGGGTTCCTCGCCGGTTGGCTGGAGGACGCCAGCGATGAGCGCTGCTGTCAGTTGGCCAATGCCTGCGGCGGCCTGGTGGTGTCGCGCCATGCCTGTGCCCCGGCGATGCCGACTCGGGCTGAGCTCGACTATTTATTCAAGAGCCCGGTGCCGATTACCCGGCCGGACCAGGATGCCGTGCTGCAACGGCTGCACCGGGTCAGCGTCCCCCGCAAGACCTGGAAGCAGCTGTTCATCTTTGCGTTCGACCATCGCTGGCAACTGGTGGAGCTGGCCCAGAAGGGCGGCCGCGACCTGAGCTGCATTGGTGACCTCAAGCAACTGTTCATCCAGGCGGTAGAGCGGGTCGAAGCCGACCTGCAAAGCCAGGGCGTCGAGGCCGACGTCGGTCTGCTGGCCGACCAACGCTTCGGCCAGGACTCGCTGAACGCTGCCACCGGACGTGGCTGGTGGGTGGCGCGGCCAGTGGAGGTGCAGAACTCGCGACCACTGGCGTTCGAACACGGGCGCTCCATTGGCAGCAACCTGATCGCCTGGCCACAGGAACAGATCATCAAGTGCCTGGTGCAATTTCACCCTGACGACGAACCACTGCTGCGCCTGGAGCAGGAAGCGCAATTGATGGGGCTGTACAAGGCGTCCCAGGTCAGCGGCCATGAATTGCTGCTGGAAGTCATCCCGCCCAAGGATCATCCGTCACCCCACCCGGACGTGCTCTATCGCGCCCTCAAGCGCCTCTACAACCTGGGTATTTATCCGGCGTGGTGGAAGATTGAAGCCCAGAGCGCGCAGGAGTGGAAACAGCTTGATGAGCTGATCCAGCAACGCGACCCGTATTGCCGTGGCGTGGTCCTGCTGGGCCTCAACGCCCCGGCGGCCGCCCTGGCCGAAGGCTTCCGCCAGGCCAGCCAGAGCACCACCTGCCGCGGTTTTGCCGTGGGTCGCACGATCTTCCAGGAACCGAGCCGGGCCTGGCTGGCCGGGGAAATCGATGATGAAACGCTGATCAGGCAGGTGCAGGGCAGGTTTGTCGAGTTGATCGAGGCGTGGCGCAGTGCCCGTGCTTGA
- a CDS encoding CoA-acylating methylmalonate-semialdehyde dehydrogenase, whose protein sequence is MSDAPVVGHYLNGHVQDRDSTRFSNVFNPATGAVQARVALAEPGTVDAAVASALAAFPAWSEQSSLRRSRVMFKFKELLDRHHDELAQIISREHGKVLSDAHGEVTRGIEIVEYACGAPNLLKTDFSDNIGGGIDNWNLRQPLGVCAGVTPFNFPVMVPLWMIPLALVAGNCFILKPSERDPSASLLMARLLTEAGLPDGVFNVVQGDKVAVDALLQHPDIEAISFVGSTPIAEYIHQQGTARGKRVQALGGAKNHMIVMPDADLDQAADALIGAAYGSAGERCMAISIAVAVGDVGDDLIAKLLPRIDQLKIGNGQQPGTDMGPLVTAEHKAKVEGFIDAGVAEGARLIVDGRGFKVPGAEQGFFVGATLFDQVTAEMSIYQQEIFGPVLGIVRVPDFATAVALINAHEFGNGVSCFTRDGGIARAFARSIKVGMVGINVPIPVPMAWHSFGGWKRSLFGDHHAYGEEGLRFYSRYKSVMQRWPDSIAKGPEFSMPTAQ, encoded by the coding sequence ATGAGTGACGCCCCGGTAGTAGGCCATTACCTCAACGGCCACGTGCAGGACCGCGACAGCACGCGGTTCAGCAATGTCTTCAACCCGGCCACCGGCGCGGTGCAGGCCCGGGTGGCCCTGGCCGAGCCGGGCACCGTCGACGCGGCAGTGGCCTCGGCGCTGGCGGCGTTCCCGGCCTGGTCCGAGCAGTCGTCATTGCGCCGTTCACGGGTGATGTTCAAGTTCAAGGAACTGCTGGACCGTCATCACGACGAACTGGCGCAGATCATCAGCCGTGAGCACGGCAAGGTGCTGTCCGACGCCCACGGCGAAGTCACCCGCGGTATCGAGATCGTCGAGTACGCCTGCGGTGCGCCGAATCTGCTCAAGACCGATTTCAGCGACAACATCGGCGGCGGCATCGACAACTGGAACCTGCGCCAGCCCCTGGGCGTTTGCGCCGGTGTCACGCCGTTCAACTTCCCGGTGATGGTGCCGTTGTGGATGATTCCCCTGGCGCTGGTCGCCGGTAACTGCTTCATCCTCAAGCCTTCGGAGCGCGATCCGTCCGCCAGTTTGCTGATGGCCCGTTTGCTGACCGAAGCCGGCTTGCCGGACGGGGTGTTCAACGTGGTCCAGGGCGACAAAGTGGCGGTGGATGCGTTGTTGCAGCACCCGGACATCGAAGCGATTTCCTTTGTCGGCTCCACGCCGATTGCCGAGTACATCCACCAGCAGGGCACGGCACGCGGCAAACGTGTGCAGGCCCTGGGCGGGGCCAAGAACCACATGATCGTCATGCCCGACGCCGACCTCGACCAGGCGGCGGATGCGTTGATCGGCGCCGCCTACGGCTCGGCCGGCGAACGCTGCATGGCGATTTCCATCGCCGTGGCGGTGGGTGATGTGGGCGACGATTTGATTGCCAAGCTGTTGCCCCGCATAGATCAACTGAAGATTGGCAACGGCCAGCAGCCCGGCACCGACATGGGGCCGCTGGTCACCGCCGAGCACAAGGCCAAGGTCGAAGGTTTCATCGACGCCGGCGTAGCCGAGGGCGCTCGGCTGATCGTCGATGGCCGTGGTTTCAAGGTGCCCGGGGCCGAGCAGGGCTTCTTTGTCGGCGCGACGCTGTTCGACCAGGTCACCGCCGAGATGAGCATCTACCAGCAAGAAATCTTCGGCCCGGTGCTGGGGATCGTTCGCGTACCGGATTTCGCCACGGCGGTGGCGCTGATCAACGCCCATGAATTCGGCAACGGCGTGTCGTGTTTCACCCGTGACGGCGGCATCGCCCGGGCGTTCGCGCGCAGCATCAAGGTCGGCATGGTGGGCATCAATGTTCCGATTCCGGTGCCCATGGCCTGGCATTCCTTTGGCGGCTGGAAGCGTTCGTTGTTCGGCGATCACCATGCCTACGGTGAAGAAGGCCTGCGCTTTTATAGCCGCTACAAAAGCGTGATGCAGCGCTGGCCCGACAGCATCGCCAAGGGGCCTGAGTTCAGCATGCCGACTGCCCAATAA